Below is a window of Vibrio fortis DNA.
GAGCAATGCCATTGCTGATCAAGGCTCGACGCACGTTAGCGGCGCGTTCTTTTGAAAGCATCAAGTTATGCTCTGCGTTGCCTGTTTTACTCGCATAACCTTGCAGCTGAATCGTAGTCGTCTCATAGCGCTTCAAAAATGCTGCCATTTGACGGATCTGGTTCAAGAATGCTGGGTTTATCTCTGTCGAATTATTCGCAAATAAGATGTGGAGTTGTTTTTGTTCTGAGGATTCGAAGTATGAACCACAGCCATCATTATCAATTTCAGCTCCAGTAGGCGTTCCAGGACAAAGGTCACGAGCATTAATAACGCCGTCGTTGTCATCATCCTGTAAGTCATAGATTTGGTCTGACTTTGGTGTTGGTATGTAGGTATATTCGTCATCGAACTGCTGAGCGATGGCTGACGAAGACATCACCATCAATAAAGCAGAGAAAATGCTAGATTTCTTCATTGCTTAGTATTCC
It encodes the following:
- a CDS encoding OmpA family protein: MKKSSIFSALLMVMSSSAIAQQFDDEYTYIPTPKSDQIYDLQDDDNDGVINARDLCPGTPTGAEIDNDGCGSYFESSEQKQLHILFANNSTEINPAFLNQIRQMAAFLKRYETTTIQLQGYASKTGNAEHNLMLSKERAANVRRALISNGIAPSRINIVGYGDSASGGINQDTISHALNRKVVASVAGFKGHIKEEWHIFTKIEK